The genomic region ATGGACGACAGGCTGCATGAGTCCCCCTATTCCCTGCGCAGTGCAACGAATAGGGGTCGAATTTCATTTCACATGTTTAAAAGGGAAAATATTAACCATGTTTCAAAAAGGAATGTGTGCATATTTATGGAAAAATCATCATGATGGTCTAAAGTATTTATCGCATATTTAAAGTTATTCATTGTGCATTATTGacattgccagccttcttatctgaagtaccctttttgaaactagtggtctttttgaccatcaaaacttgatgctttttcttgattttttgGTGGTAGTGACCGAAGAACCCTGTCAATTGTTACTTCATCAGGAATAGCAACCTCAACTGATTGAGGTGATTGGCGTACCCAAACATTTGAGTATGTGCTCATTAACGgagttgttctcctccatcttacaatagAGAACTTGTCTGAGGCTTCATACCTTTCCACACGGGCGTGAGCCtcaaaaaccattttcagctcctgcATCATCTCATATGCCCCGTGGTGCTCAAAACATTTTTAAAGCcttggttctaagccataaagcatgactcactgaactatcgagtagtcatcaacccgagtctgccagatgttcatagcATCTACAGTCGAGGGAGCGGGTGGCTCACCTAAAGGTGCACcaaggacataagccttatgtGTAGCAGTGAGAATAATTCTCAAATACGGACCACTCCGCATAATTACTTCCATCATCCCACACAAACCCCCAAGTAGGAGATGGCCATTCGTCTTGCGCTCCGTCGCTTTCGGGTGGAGTCCTCCGACGGCAGCGGCCGAACTCCTTCCTCCGGAAATCCATTTGCGTCTGTCCAAATGATGCATGGATCCCGCGCGAGGCGTGTTGCCCCTGCCTCATCGGAGGCAATGCGGTCCATATGGCGTCCGAACGCGATGGTGGATGCGCAACCGCTTCGTTGGCGCACTGAGGCGGAGGTGAACGCATGGGCGTCGTCCGACACAAGTATGGTGCAACATGCACACTGTGCAAGGCAGCGGATGCGAGAGGTGGCAGCAGCCATCGTGGCAGATGTTGGCGAGGCGGAGTCACACTCTTCGACGCTGTGTATGGTGCACGGCCACCCCGGACGCCGCAAACCTGTTGTGGTGCACGTAGCTGGTTCCGACCACGACGAATCCATCATCAATCCCACGTCCACCGGAGACGTGCAAGCGACatgctccgacgaggaagagtagcaTGGTAGGCAGTGACTCGAGTCATGTTAACCAGTATGTGTCTCATGTCCTACTCTATCTCGCCGGCGACCGGAGCAACACTTGGCATGACATTTTAACATGGATGACGAGGAGGTGGGGTCGTTCGGTGGGAGGGGGGAGATCGACCAAGGTAACATGAGGGATTCCCTTTTAATGTTAGAGATATGCAAGATATAAGATTTTATTTTTTATTAGGAAAAATTGTGACTGTGATGCAATAGTAGAGATAATAATAGATAAGAAAATGATGTATGGCACGGGATTAGCAATTTGTTATTGAGAAATAATTGATTTTATTTTGGATGGTTATTGAGACAATTTCTATGGCTATCTTTTAGAAAAGTGATTGCACATATATGGTGTGAGTTTTGAAATTATTGATTTACGTAATATTTACGTGATTTAGTTGAATCGGCACCTACCATGAAAAATCAGAGTTGAGAGGTGGTGATGGGAGGTGAGgcaaaaataaatgaaaataaacCATGTATGATTACTTCCAAACTTTCCGATTTATGATCGACGAATGGCAGTCATTAACACACGATCTAGTAACTGATTTCTCCCAATAAACACGGGATTTTATCTTGCGTCGTTAAAGACACTAAAGCGCTAACTAGCTAGGCCTGATTGATTTGGTAAAGATTGCAAAATCAAAATATTGATTTCATTCCAACTATTACTTAATCTGTTCTATTCGTTGCCGGCATAAATACACGCCGACAGTCACGGTGAGGGTGAGGGTGAGGTGAGTAGGACCGACGACAGTCAGTCATATGGCGATGCATCCTCAGGCTGCTCAACTCCTCGCCCTCATCCTCCTCCTGTCTACCGGAGACGGCATCCTCGCCGTCGGCACTCCGTCCACGATCATCACAAGGACATGCGCCGCTGTCGGCCGATCCGGTGGGCAACTGGGTTACGAGTACGACTCCTGCGTGGGCGCACTCTCGGCCGACCCGGCGGCCGCGTCCGCCAAGGACACACGTgagctcgccgtcgtggccaccagCCTCACCATGGCCAACGTCACGTCGACGGTGCTCGTCGTCGAGGACCTCGTCAAGAACCTCGGCGGCTGCCTCCGCTACTACAGGGAGATGAACAGGACCCTGGAGGGCGCGCTGGGTGACCTCCGTGCCGGGCGCGTCGAAGCGGCGTCCGACAAACTGTTGGAGGCCAACCAAGATCCCGACAGGTGCGACCTGCTCTTGTTCGAGGGGAGCGCGAACAAGAACCCATTGGGCAAGGAGAACATCTACGCCGACTGGCTCTCCCAACTGGCATATGCGATTGCTACCTTGCCGGCGCCGGATCCTCGGCACCGACGTCAAGTTTAACTCTTGGTCTCATGCGGCTTATTAATCTAGCTACGCAGCTAGATGGTGATTGATTTGATTTCCCTTTTTTCGATCGATCGCATAAAATGAAGGAAAACCCTTGTGTGCGGCGCGCCTGCCGAACTCACGCGCACGGCGCTACACCCACCAACGCCAAAGTGCCACGTGTTCTGCGAGCCCACGCACATCCCTTCCTCGTTTCTTATCCTCTCTCCCGCACGCTCCGCCATGGCCATGCTCCTCCTCTCTTCCGACGCTCGCCGCCATGGCTGCGCGCTCTCCTACCACCCCCCTTCCACTCACTCAACGATAACCCACGCCCTACGGCTCTGCCAAACACCCTCATCTCCATGGCTCGTCCAAGCTACCACAAGGCCGACTGGACACGCGCGACACAGGCAAGGGGCATGGTTGCATCCAGCGCGGCTGTGAGGTGCGACCCAGCGCGCGACGCAGCTGCATCTCGCACGGGTGGCGAGCTGCAACGGTCACCATGGGCTAGCTGGGGAACCTTGCTCACGTTTGCTGCAACCGTTGAAAGAAAAAGCTTCAACTGTGCAAGGGAAAAGTTTCAACCGGCAATAAAGAAAGCTTCAACAGGGCATTGCGCAGTGGAAAAAACTACAAATGTTGACAAAAAAAGCTTCAATAATTGACAGGTAAAGTTTCAACCGGCGATAGACGAAGCTTCAACCGGGGCACCGTACAATGAAAAAAGCTACAACGTTGACAAAAAAAGCTGCAACTtgtatgaaaaaagtttcaaccggcgTTTTGATAAAGCTTCAAATCGGGCACAATGAAAACCAAAAAAGTTTCAACCATTTGCCTGAAAAGCTTCAACTGTATGTGAAAAGATTCAACCAGCATTTGAGAAAGCTTCATTCGAGTACAGCGAAAAGGAAAGGGCTTCAACCATTTGCATGAAAATCTTCAACCATTCGCCTTAAAAGCTTCAACAGTATATGTGGAAAAAGCTTCAGCCAAGGGAACGCCGATGGTACGAGAAGACAATGGCGAGAGCTGCGGCCGGCAGCACGGTGTTGCCTCTACGGACGCACTACGGCAACGGGGGCGGGGCTAGGTACTGCAAGGTGAGAGGCACCGGTCGTCTTTGCGTTGTTTTAGCTACAAGGGGTGATGGCGTCCCCTTGGAACCGGGCGACAACCGGCAACAATGTCAAGGGCAGCCAACTGCGATCTGTCAGGGGGGGCGAGGGACGGCCTGCTGTGAGGTCTGCAGCCCGGTGGGGGCGGCGCACGGTTCGGGAAAATACacagagagggaggatgtggggaTCTCGCGATGGTGGAAGACGAAGACGATGAGGGGCGTGGGCCAGCTGGCAAATCGAGCGGTCACACGCACGCTAATCGTAGAATTGCGGTACGAccagcccaaatttgggccggtacGCCGCCTATCACTGCCCTAAACTCTATGTGACagataagggcatctccagccgttcggccccccagggcgcctaaatagagaggcctggggcgtgccggcgctagttcggcccctgggggcgacctagctcccagtcacgcccccaagcgCCGGCCCCAGGATGCGAGAAATTTGAACTAGGTCGTTCCCGCTCACAAAAGACGCcacaaatccggcgatcggacgtagtctggcgttacaaaaaacagagcgccgcacgccgcaagttcgcgtgcgcaacgaatcagtcggcggggtcggctccaggcgttgacggagtcggcgtgcgcgggctcggcggtgtcggagctgcttcggtgctgggctgTGTCGGTGCGGCTTCGGTACAgctgggcggcgatgtagaggcgtcgttcgggcttggcgtccgtgtggCCATGGGCGTGGGAGCtggcgtcgtcggcgtcgtcggcgttgccgtctgcatctggttcaggatgaggccgtgctccgccatgtaccacgccttgagctgctcgtcgttgctctggagcatgtccgccccgcccatcagaaaagccatgtcggtgttcctcttcttcgcggcgacgttcgtccggagcaggtcgacgttggtccggagcaggtcgagcttgatggcgttgttcgtcatcagcgacgaccaccgcgcctcggtcttctcttcacgtaggacggcccgggcctgggcgtcggcgaggcaatgctcgatggactcctgcactcgcgcggttgccgcgtcggcatttttccccttctttgccaatttgtggccatccggccgcccctctgacgcgcccggagtcaTCACGTctggcttgtatgtctccttggccttgtcgagagTACGTCGGACTtctgcccacttctcgcacttgtcaatgcgcttgtagacgtggaggtacttgaagtcGGCGTCGAGGTTGTCGCGCCGATCCATGGTgaacatgcgcagcaactgcgcggaggaacaaacagttggcgggcggcgGGCGTAGACGACGAAGAGATGCGGGCGAacggcgtgcgtacctgatcctcaacgctggcgccgctctccgggcgagccgcgacctcctcgacgaatcgatgccatttgttgcacgccccctggatacgtccccaatggttcgccatcgccttggagccgcgctgcatgtagatacctttgaagtaggggtcgacgagcttccgctcgtcgaactcggccttgatgcggtcccagtacgtctcgaagatctggttcgtgccggtggtcgggtcgaggcagacgactttccatgcttcggcgaggcattcctcctccttggacgtccacttgatgcgcggttcgcCTGGCCTAGCTGCCCGcttcttcttctggcgccccttcgtcggattaggagccggctcctcctcctcctcctcgtcctcctcctcctcctcgggttcctgcgcttcgtgcgcgtcctcgccgtagacgtagccgagctcggcctccatgtcgccgctgagatccactacctcgtcctgggtggcgaacccgggagacgcggcggccgcggtcgatcctgtcacgatgatgtcgtccatgtcggctcctgtgtcgtcggtgtcgccgaggtgcgagaagggcagcggtccacggtggagatggggcgtcggtgtggacgcgtaggcgggcggcgagtagttgtatggagggtactgcacgccgacgaaggcgggcgagggtgtgcgcgtcgcggggtggccatgggggaaggtcacgtttgggttgaacccaccgtgcgcgtcgccgtcggcgtagccgggcgacgaCGATCCCCATGAAGATCCGACGCCTTGttgtccccagggcgcgtacttGGCGTGActgacgacgggtggattcatcatccccgcgtggTCGACCGATGAGAAGGACGCCGCCGCGCGTGCCGCGTTGTCGCAGGCCTTCTTGGcgatggccctgttccgccggtcggcggtgactGCATCAcgtcgctgaacttccaccctccactcggcgttcgacatgCTCGGTGGCTTcaatggcggcgccctcggcttcctctgcttcggctgggccacggtgcagtcgtggttgccgccgcgcgtggcatggcatacttcttcgacggcatggcggcgactggaaggcgagcgggagggggtttggcgggagaaaaGGAGGGAGTGTCGGGAGGAAAGCGAGCGAGCGGGAGGgatgcgagggaaaagcgtcaagaaaAGGCGGGAAAAGACCCTCAGGTCGCCGCCAGGGCGGacccacgcgcctttttcgcttgtgccggctccccaagcgcccctcagggcgccgggttcggcctgggtccacgGGCACCAGTTTtgacccgagccggcgaaaaacgggcttctggagacgcgactgggccgtttttagGCGCCGACGCGGCAAAAACGTCTGGGAAGGGCCTGTTGCggccgcggctggagatgctctaacatctcATATTTGTCTCAAAAAGAATAACATCTCATACGGGGATTGTTACTCGTTTCATATTTTGTCTCAGAGGCAGCATATGAGTGCCCCTACTCCCTGCACAGTGCGACGAAGAGACGTGGAAACGCCCACGCAGGCGCAcgcctgggccaggcccatgtccggctttttattttctttcagaattttttttgttcatttAAAAATCATCATGATGGTCAAAAATATTTATAGCATATTTAATGTTTTTTTTaatatcagtacagacacaagcactcatatacacgcgcatacactcacccctatgaacacacacacacaccctacccctatgagcaccttcgaaagactaaGCAGTCACcattgaatgcgcatcgccggaaattccTGGTGGACTGGGGATACCGCAGTTCctttaaccatccaaccacaggttagtTTGTGGATATTTAATGTTGTCCATTGTGTATTTATACACATTTTGTCACATGTCTATAAAAATATTCGTCGCACACGTATCTATTTGAAAAAGGTTGTCGCATATTAAAAACAATATTCTTCGTGTATCTaagaaatgttcatcatatatCAAAATGTTGGAAATGTGCATCACATATCTAAGAAAATATTCATCATGTTTTTGTAAAAAGCGTTGTAAAAATGGTCATCACGTCT from Triticum aestivum cultivar Chinese Spring chromosome 4A, IWGSC CS RefSeq v2.1, whole genome shotgun sequence harbors:
- the LOC123082844 gene encoding pectinesterase inhibitor 12-like, with translation MAMHPQAAQLLALILLLSTGDGILAVGTPSTIITRTCAAVGRSGGQLGYEYDSCVGALSADPAAASAKDTRELAVVATSLTMANVTSTVLVVEDLVKNLGGCLRYYREMNRTLEGALGDLRAGRVEAASDKLLEANQDPDRCDLLLFEGSANKNPLGKENIYADWLSQLAYAIATLPAPDPRHRRQV